One genomic window of Nicotiana sylvestris chromosome 10, ASM39365v2, whole genome shotgun sequence includes the following:
- the LOC104240806 gene encoding apyrase-like codes for MLNKNSHFVFTFLAIFLVLPLSFFSSVNAHKPLRRHLLSHESESYAVIFDAGSTGSRVHVFRFNENLELLPIGNDIEFFMATNPGLSSYADDPKAAANSLEPLLEGAEGAVPKELQSETSLELGATAGLRMLKGDAAEKILQAVRDLVKNESTFHTKDQWVSILDGTQEGSYMWVAINYLLGNLGKNYKSTTATIDLGGGSVQMAYAISKEQFANAPQNEDGEPYVQEKHLMSKDYDLYVHSYLNYGQLAGRAEIFKASRNHSNPCALEGYDGYYSYGGVDYKVKAPPSGTSLKKCRALTRKALKIRAPCNYKNCTFNGVWNGGGGAGTKTVHASSFFYDIGAQVGIVDSKFPSAIAKPIQYLNAAKVACKTKAADVKSVFPNTQERNIPYLCIDLVYEYTLLVDGFRLNPYKDITVMHDVKYKNYLVGAAWPLGCAIDLVSSSSKKTRISSH; via the exons ATGCTGAACAAAAATAGTCattttgtttttacatttttggCAATATTTTTGGTCTTGCCCCTTAGTTTTTTCTCCAGTGTAAATGCCCATAAACCCTTGAGGCGACATCTTTTGAGCCATGAATCAGAGAGTTATGCAGTTATATTTGATGCTGGAAGTACAGGCAGCAGAGTTCATGTCTTTCGCTTTAATGAGAATTTGGAACTTCTTCCCATTGGCAACGATATTGAGTTTTTTATGGCG ACAAATCCAGGTCTAAGTTCATATGCAGATGATCCTAAGGCTGCAGCCAACTCTCTAGAGCCACTTCTAGAGGGAGCTGAAGGTGCTGTTCCTAAAGAGCTGCAATCCGAAACTTCCCTCGAACTTGGG GCAACAGCAGGTTTGAGGATGTTAAAAGGGGATGCCGCTGAAAAGATTTTACAAGCG GTGAGAGACTTAGTCAAGAATGAAAGCACCTTCCATACAAAAGATCAATGGGTCAGTATTCTTGATGGAACTCAAGAGGGCTCTTATATGTGG GTGGCAATAAATTATCTATTGGGAAATTTGGGTAAAAACTATAAAAGTACCACAGCAACAATTGACCTTGGAGGTGGATCAGTCCAAATGGCATATGCCATCTCAAAAGAACAATTTGCAAATGCTCCTCAAAATGAGGATGGAGAACCCTATGTTCAAGAAAAACATCTTATGTCAAAAGATTACGACCTCTATGTTCACAG TTATTTGAACTATGGACAACTAGCTGGTCGTGCTGAGATTTTCAAGGCTTCAAGAAACCATAGTAATCCTTGCGCTTTGGAAGGATATGATG GGTACTACTCATACGGAGGAGTGGACTACAAAGTAAAAGCTCCACCAAGTGGTACTAGCTTGAAGAAATGCAGAGCATTAACTAGGAAGGCACTTAAAATTAGAGCACCGTGCAATTACAAGAACTGCACATTCAATGGAGTTTGGAATGGTGGAGGTGGTGCTGGAACCAAGACTGTGCATGCTTCATCATTTTTCTATGATATTGGTGCTCAG GTTGGCATTGTGGATAGCAAATTTCCATCAGCAATAGCAAAGCCAATTCAGTACCTAAATGCAGCTAAAGTTGCTTGCAAGACAAAAGCAGCAGATGTAAAATCAGTATTTCCAAACACTCAAGAAAGAAATATCCCATACTTATGCATTGACTTGGTATATGAGTATACTTTGCTTGTCGATGGATTCC GATTAAATCCATACAAAGATATTACAGTGATGCATGATGTgaaatacaaaaattatcttgTTGGAGCAGCTTGGCCTTTGGGATGTGCCATTGATTTAGTTTCTTCATCTTCAAAGAAGACTAGAATATCATCACATTAG
- the LOC138878993 gene encoding uncharacterized protein, giving the protein MRTLLERWTKEKLSKAKGTFTYLGHKYNKELEDNSTLSQKLRVRASTDHIHTVLDGVKRYIVCLENKKCSCGQFQLDELPCAHALAALRHRNETYENYCSPYYTRKSLLLTYEMPVNPLPDEGKWEVPQHILDGVVKPQAGDKRQSGRPHKERYKTFDEIKSKKYKVSCGNCGGEGHNKRTCKNAPKKK; this is encoded by the exons ATGAGGACTCTTCTTGAACGTTGGACAAAAGAAAAGTTATCGAAGGCAAAGGGTACTTTCACATACCTTGGTCACAAATACAACAAAGAATTGGAAGACAACAGTACATTATCTCAGAAACTAAGG gtgagggcttcaacagatcatatacatactgtgttagatggtgtgaagcggtacattgtgtgtctagaaaacaagaaatgtagctgtggacaattccaacttgatgaacttCCATGTGCGCATGCTTTGGCAGCATTAAGGCATAGGAATGAAACATACGAAAACTATTGCTCTCCGTATTACACAAGGAAGAGCCTTCTGCTTACCTATGAAATGCCAGTAAATCCTCTTCCTGATGAAGGCAAATGGGAAGTGCCACAACATATTTTGGATGGGGTAGTAAAGCCACAGGCGGGAGATAAAAGGCAGTCAGGGAGACCTCACAAGGAAAGATATAAAACATTTGATGAAATAAAGTCAAAGAAATACAAGGTGTCATGTGGTAATTGTGGAggtgaagggcataacaaaagaaCTTGCAAGAATGCGCCGAAAAAGAAATGA
- the LOC104228085 gene encoding uncharacterized protein, whose protein sequence is MSKSQFMKKIIRDVNEDKGGFFFLYGFGGTCKTFIWRTLSSAIRSRGDIVLTVASSGIASLLLPGGRTTHSRFVIPLNVTEDSTCNIKQGTPLANLIIKAKLIIWDEAPMMHRYCFETLDKTLRDILRFKDASNLHRPFGGKTIVLGGDFRQILPVIPKGSRQDIVNSSLNSSYLWPHCQLLKLTKNMRLQGNKIRTHLDELRVFSDWILAIGDGIVDTSVKGNEKVQIPDDILIKQSVDPTSAIVESTYLDFNNRCNDIGYLQQRAIVTPTIDIVESINEYMISLNQSSEKSYLSSDTICSSDNTYSTLEHVHTPEFLNTIKCSGVPNHALTLKVGIPVMLLRNIDQSVGLCNGTRLITTKFGNQVIEAKVLAGQMVGHKVFIPRMTLTPSDARIPFNFQRRQFLIIVSFAMTINKSQGQSLSHVGLLKKPVFIHGQLYVALSWVTSRKGLKILVCDDNGQITTKDTNVVFKEVFRNLV, encoded by the coding sequence ATGAGCAAAAGTCAgtttatgaaaaaaataataagagatgTGAATGAAGACAAAggtggatttttctttttatatggTTTTGGAGGAACATGCAAGACTTTTATTTGGAGAACTCTATCTTCTGCCATAAGATCTAGAGGAGATATTGTATTAACTGTTGCATCTAGCGGGATTGCATCTTTGTTGTTACCAGGTGGTCGAACAACTCATTCAAGATTTGTGATTCCTCTAAATGTAACTGAAGATTCAACATGTAATATCAAGCAAGGTACTCCTTTAGCAAATTTAATTATTAAGGCAAAGTTGATTATTTGGGATGAGGCACCTATGATGCATAGATATTGTTTTGAAACTCTTGATAAAACTTTAAGAGATATTCTTAGGTTTAAAGATGCATCCAATTTACACCGACCATTTGGAGGTAAAACAATTGTTCTTGGTGGTGACTTCAGACAAATATTACCTGTCATTCCAAAAGGTAGTAGACAAGATATTGTTAATTCTTCTCTCAATTCTTCTTATTTGTGGCCTCACTGTCAACTCTTAAAGTTAACAAAGAATATGAGATTACAAGGTAATAAAATAAGGACACATCTAGATGAGTTGAGAGTTTTTTCAGATTGGATTTTGGCAATTGGCGATGGTATAGTCGATACTTCTGTTAAGGGCAATGAAAAAGTCCAAATACCAGATGATATTTTGATAAAACAATCTGTTGATCCAACATCTGCAATTGTAGAAAGTACATATCTGGATTTCAACAATCGTTGCAATGATATAGGATACCTCCAGCAAAGAGCCATTGTTACTCCAACTATTGATATAGTGGAATCAATCAACGAATATATGATTTCTCTTAATCAAAGTTCTGAGAAATCATATTTGAGTTCCGATACAATCTGCAGCTCTGACAATACTTATTCAACACTGGAACATGTACACACTCCTGAATTCTTAAATACAATTAAATGTTCTGGAGTTCCAAATCATGCTCTTACTCTAAAGGTTGGTATTCCAGTAATGTTATTAAGAAATATTGATCAGTCAGTAGGATTATGTAATGGAACAAGGTTGATCACAACTAAATTTGGAAATCAAGTTATTGAAGCCAAGGTGTTAGCAGGACAAATGGTCGGACATAAAGTGTTTATTCCAAGAATGACATTGACTCCATCTGATGCTAGAATTCCATTTAATTTCCAGCGAAGACAATTTCTAATTATTGTTTCTTTTGCCATGACAATCAATAAAAGTCAAGGACAATCATTGTCTCACGTGGGTTTATTGAAAAAACCAGTTTTTATACATGGACAACTATATGTTGCTCTTTCTTGGGTGACAAGCAGAAAGGGATTAAAAATTTTGGTTTGTGATGACAATGGGCAAATAACTACTAAAGATACAAATGTTGTATTTAAAGAAGTTTTTCGAAATTTAGTTTGA